The nucleotide window GCCAACACAGTGGGTCGCTGGCAGTAAATCAGTCGGCGGTCTCGCTCTCGCATCAATCGGTGTGTGGGGCATTGCAGAAACGTCACTGCCGCTTGCGTATCCGGTTTGTGTCAGCGTCGTTGGCGTTTGGTTTTACACCCTCGGGCTGACTCGGCTCTGGCGCAACTCGCTAACGAAGTACTACGTCACCACCGACCGAGTCGTCGAAACGTACCAACTACTCAGCGTCACTCAGAAGACAATGCCGCAACGACAGGTCCAGGGCATCGAAAAGCGGAAAACGCTCATCGAGAGGTTGTTGTCTGTCGGCCATGTCCGCATTGAGTCTGCGGGAGACACTGGGACATCGAGAATCATCGCTCGGAATATCCGGGACCCAACACAGCTTGTCAACGCGATTCGAGAGTGAGTTCTCCCACTATGGAGGCAGAAAAGCCCGGTCTAAGATAGTTGGAATGGTTAACCCAGTGAGTCACCCAACAAGCAAACAAAGTGAGTTCCCTAGGACCTAGCCCCGAGGCGATTCACTCAAGGTTGCCTTCATTTTCGAGTCGCCGCATCACTTCTTTGTGTTGCTGTTCAGCGGCATCTTCAGGTGTATAGCGGTCACCACCCGTGTAATCGTCGTCTTCCCACGGTTTGTCAGGACCAACACCGACCGGCGGCGTATCACCGTGAGTCGTATCACACGTGAGGCAGGTCCAGAGTGCGACACCATCAACGTGGACCGAGGGGTGGCCCCCGTCATACCCGTCGAAAATATGCTGTGTCGCCTCGCCACAGTTCGGACAGCTCCGATTTCGAACTGTTTTGTCGGTGGTGTTGCGCTTGCGGTCGTAAAGGACTGCAGGAACCACCCAGTAGTCGTGGCTCTCACAGTGTGGTTTCTCGTCGAAGTCTGCCAGTCGGTCCTTGTCAACGAGCCCGTCACCGTTCTCGGTGAAGATGTACGGGTCGCTGTCCGAAAGGGGTGAATTGGTCACATCGGGTGATTCTTCGACGGATAGTGTCGTCTCCCAGTCGGTCTTATCAACCGCGGTCTCGAAGAGTCGCTGCCCGTCGTTGGAGTCCAGCGGGACTGCGTCGGGGAGGCTTCCCCACCCAGCGGTCAGTATTTGGGCGGGGTCGTCGATATCGTAGAACAGTTCATAGCTGCTACGC belongs to Halogeometricum borinquense DSM 11551 and includes:
- a CDS encoding PH domain-containing protein encodes the protein MSGSISLLWSLVSGGLLAIVGGVIGLNSNPPLMYAGYPPAFFGLFAILGGTYSYLLSPQTMTPRGGEAIVFQTEPTQWVAGSKSVGGLALASIGVWGIAETSLPLAYPVCVSVVGVWFYTLGLTRLWRNSLTKYYVTTDRVVETYQLLSVTQKTMPQRQVQGIEKRKTLIERLLSVGHVRIESAGDTGTSRIIARNIRDPTQLVNAIRE